One genomic window of Ctenopharyngodon idella isolate HZGC_01 chromosome 18, HZGC01, whole genome shotgun sequence includes the following:
- the herpud1 gene encoding homocysteine-responsive endoplasmic reticulum-resident ubiquitin-like domain member 1 protein yields MENSKVSDKETMSLVIKTPNQFHGDQLIEGVRVDWTVKDLKCHLSKVYPNNPAKKDQRLIYSGKLLQDNLLMRDVFSKVPSDTKPTLHLVCAVRPQLGARPKVTSTQQPSSQPSPLTASQSPESPGPSVTSLPSTDGLRQRGHAAWPGTSADTSMPVTGTMTHPAFPTYSLYSPQQLLWLQQMYARQYYMQYHAAMTAAASTPMAAPAAASSLPVGPHQAAVPAALPNQGPINNLPANQNAPGPAFINPEGANQNLRMNAQGGPVMEDEEDMNRDWLDWVYTASRLGVFLTIVYYYSSMSRFILVMSSLIIMYLHTAGWFPFRRRPQARPHNQPAPEVIQNQQNQNEQRHPEPVPPPAEVEDAEVVEPAMTAVPVPPVRPHLLWTAWVFFKAFFASLVPEAPQGIAN; encoded by the exons atggaaaattctAAGGTCTCGGATAAAGAGACGATGTCGCTGGTTATTAAAACGCCAAATCAGTTTCACGGTGATCAGCTGATCGAGGGAGTGCGCGTGGACTGGACCGTAAAAGACCTCAAATGTCACCTCTCCAAGGTTTACCCCAACAACCCG GCCAAGAAAGACCAGAGACTCATTTACTCAGGCAAGCTGCTTCAGGACAACCTGCTTATGAGAGATGTTTTCTCAAAG GTTCCTTCAGATACCAAGCCCACTCTTCACCTGGTGTGTGCTGTGAGACCCCAACTAGGAGCAAGACCCAAA GTGACATCTACACAGCAGCCGAGTTCCCAGCCCTCCCCACTAACTGCTAGCCAGAGCCCAGAGTCTCCAGGACCATCTGTGACCTCCTTACCCTCCACGGATGGCCTTAGGCAGCGAGGTCATGCCGCCTGGCCTGGCACTAGTGCTGACACATCTAT GCCTGTAACAGGAACGATGACCCATCCAGCCTTCCCCACGTACTCCCTTTACAGTCCACAGCAGCTTCTGTGGTTGCAGCAAATGTATGCCCGCCAATACTACATGCAATA TCACGCTGCCATGACAGCAGCCGCCTCCACTCCGATGGCTGCCCCTGCCGCTGCTTCCTCGCTGCCTGTCGGCCCTCATCAAGCCGCTGTACCTGCAGCTTTACCCAATCAAGGTCCCATCAACAACctgccagccaatcagaacgcCCCAGGTCCTGCATTCATCAACCCAGAGGGAGCCAATCAGAATTTGCGAATGAATGCCCAGGGTGGCCCTGTGATGGAAGATGAGGAGGACATGAACCGTGACTGGCTGGATTGGGTGTACACGGCATCCCGATTGGGTGTCTTCCTGACCATTGTCTACTACTATTCCAGCATGAGCCGCTTCATCCTGGTCATGAGCAGCCTGATTATTATGTACCT aCACACAGCAGGCTGGTTTCCTTTTAGACGGAGACCCCAAGCCAGGCCTCACAATCAGCCAGCACCAGAGGTCATACAGAACCAGCAGAACCAAAATGAGCAGAGACATCCAGAACCA GTGCCACCCCCTGCTGAAGTGGAGGATGCTGAAGTTGTTGAACCCGCCATGACAGCAGTTCCTGTTCCCCCAGTTAGACCACATCTCCTATGGACAGCCTGGGTATTTTTCAAAGCCTTTTTTGCTTCTCTGGTACCTGAGGCTCCACAGGGCATTGCAAACTGA